One Sphingomonas limnosediminicola DNA segment encodes these proteins:
- a CDS encoding MarR family winged helix-turn-helix transcriptional regulator yields the protein MSEVSLTGWMKALIAYVRSGEPDLTNRQMALLMLVYLTPGPHTVRGLARVLGVSKPVVTRALNTLGALGYLRRERDQDDRRNVFVVRTNNGAEFLEGFKRNLREGDNGSAAHRPVIGQAPAYAHQR from the coding sequence ATGAGCGAGGTTTCGCTTACCGGCTGGATGAAGGCCTTGATCGCCTATGTCCGATCGGGCGAGCCCGACCTCACCAATCGTCAAATGGCGCTGCTGATGCTCGTCTACCTGACGCCCGGCCCACACACCGTGCGCGGCCTCGCCCGCGTCCTCGGCGTATCGAAACCCGTCGTGACACGCGCCTTGAATACGCTCGGCGCGCTCGGCTATCTGCGGCGCGAACGAGACCAGGACGACCGGCGCAACGTGTTCGTCGTCCGAACGAACAACGGGGCTGAATTTCTTGAAGGGTTCAAGCGCAACCTCCGCGAGGGCGACAACGGCTCCGCGGCACACAGGCCAGTCATCGGGCAGGCACCCGCCTACGCGCACCAGCGCTGA
- the mltG gene encoding endolytic transglycosylase MltG gives MRRIVVGAGALAALALLIVYFLWWAPGPKAGPQTVTIQEGSTLGTVSRQLAKQGAVPGSARTYYVMARIFGSHEPIQAGEFRIPKGMGGAAVLDLLQHGRPLQRLITVTEGMPSIIVQEKLAANSYLTGPNIEIAEGSVLPDSYGFERGQSRADLVVRMQAAMNKAISELWPKRTTDCPVATPQQAVILASIVEKETGKASERPMVAGVYCNRLRIGMKLDADPTFIYPITKGKPLGRRPLRSEVHAKNDYNTYEMAGLPIGPITNPGKESIAAVLHPAKTKALYFVADGTGGHVFADTLEQQNANVQRWYAIRRKRGEM, from the coding sequence GTGAGACGGATTGTCGTCGGCGCGGGCGCGCTCGCCGCTCTCGCGCTGCTGATCGTCTATTTCCTGTGGTGGGCGCCCGGTCCCAAGGCCGGGCCGCAAACGGTGACGATCCAGGAAGGGTCAACATTAGGCACGGTCTCGCGGCAGCTTGCGAAGCAGGGCGCGGTGCCTGGAAGCGCGCGCACCTATTATGTAATGGCGCGGATTTTCGGATCGCATGAGCCGATCCAGGCCGGTGAATTCCGCATCCCAAAGGGCATGGGCGGCGCAGCTGTGCTCGATCTGCTCCAGCATGGAAGGCCTTTGCAGCGGCTGATCACGGTGACCGAAGGGATGCCATCGATCATAGTGCAGGAGAAACTCGCGGCGAATTCTTATCTGACCGGGCCGAACATCGAGATCGCGGAAGGTTCTGTGCTTCCCGACAGTTACGGCTTCGAGCGCGGGCAGTCGCGGGCCGATCTCGTTGTCCGCATGCAGGCCGCGATGAACAAGGCGATCAGCGAGCTCTGGCCAAAGCGTACGACAGATTGTCCCGTGGCAACGCCTCAGCAGGCAGTCATCCTTGCCTCGATCGTCGAGAAGGAAACCGGCAAGGCATCTGAGCGACCGATGGTCGCCGGCGTCTACTGCAACCGGCTGCGCATCGGCATGAAGCTCGATGCCGATCCGACCTTCATTTACCCGATCACCAAGGGGAAGCCGCTTGGCCGCCGCCCGCTCCGGTCCGAAGTGCACGCGAAAAACGATTACAACACCTATGAAATGGCCGGGCTTCCGATCGGGCCGATCACGAACCCTGGCAAGGAAAGCATCGCCGCTGTGCTTCACCCAGCGAAGACCAAGGCGCTTTACTTCGTCGCGGATGGAACCGGCGGGCACGTTTTTGCCGACACGCTGGAGCAGCAAAATGCCAACGTGCAGCGTTGGTATGCCATTCGTCGGAAGAGGGGTGAGATGTGA
- the fabF gene encoding beta-ketoacyl-ACP synthase II, whose translation MRRVVVTGLGLVTPLGGDVETSWKNILASKSGAGPITHFDASDQKCRIACEVKPADHEYGFDPSKRVDHKIQRQVDPFIVYGIDAAGQAIEDAGLTDMDEATRLRAGVSIGSGIGGLPGIESESLVLHEKGPGRVSPHFVHGRLINLISGQVSIKYGLMGPNHAVVTACSTGAHSIGDAARMIAMDDADIMLAGGAEATICPIGIAGFAQARALSTQFNEQPEKASRPYDKDRDGFVMGEGSGVVVLEEYEHAKARGAKIYAEVVGYGLSGDAYHVTAPHPEGSGGFRAMEMALRKSGLQPSDIDYINAHGTSTPLGDELELGAVRRLFGNAIGNVSMSSTKSAIGHLLGGAGAVESIFCILAMRDQIVPPTLNLDNPSEGTAGVDLVPHKAKERPVKAVLNNSFGFGGTNASLIMKAV comes from the coding sequence ATGCGCCGTGTCGTAGTGACAGGCCTCGGACTGGTGACGCCGCTGGGCGGTGACGTCGAGACGAGCTGGAAGAACATCCTGGCGTCCAAGAGCGGCGCCGGTCCAATCACGCATTTCGACGCCAGCGACCAGAAATGCCGCATCGCGTGCGAAGTGAAGCCGGCCGACCATGAATATGGCTTCGACCCCTCGAAGCGCGTCGATCACAAGATCCAGCGCCAGGTCGATCCCTTCATCGTCTACGGTATCGATGCGGCCGGCCAGGCGATCGAGGATGCGGGCCTTACCGATATGGACGAGGCGACGCGGCTGCGCGCTGGCGTTTCAATCGGCTCCGGCATCGGCGGCCTTCCGGGAATCGAAAGCGAAAGCCTGGTGCTTCACGAGAAGGGGCCGGGTCGTGTCAGCCCGCACTTCGTGCACGGGCGCCTGATCAATCTCATCTCCGGCCAGGTTTCGATCAAGTACGGTCTAATGGGACCGAACCACGCCGTGGTGACGGCCTGCTCGACCGGTGCCCACTCCATCGGCGACGCGGCCCGCATGATTGCCATGGACGACGCCGACATCATGCTCGCCGGCGGCGCAGAGGCGACGATCTGCCCGATCGGCATCGCCGGCTTTGCCCAGGCGAGGGCGCTCAGCACGCAGTTTAACGAGCAGCCCGAAAAGGCTAGCCGCCCCTACGACAAGGACCGCGACGGGTTCGTCATGGGCGAGGGATCTGGCGTCGTCGTTCTCGAGGAATACGAACATGCGAAGGCGCGCGGGGCCAAGATTTACGCCGAGGTCGTTGGCTACGGCCTGTCTGGCGACGCTTATCACGTGACGGCGCCTCACCCGGAAGGATCGGGCGGCTTCCGCGCGATGGAGATGGCGCTTCGCAAGTCGGGCCTGCAGCCGTCCGACATCGACTATATCAACGCGCACGGCACCTCGACGCCGCTTGGCGACGAGCTCGAGCTTGGCGCTGTCCGGCGCCTGTTCGGCAATGCCATCGGCAATGTGTCGATGAGCTCGACAAAGTCGGCGATCGGCCACCTGCTGGGCGGCGCGGGCGCCGTCGAGAGCATCTTCTGTATCCTTGCCATGCGCGACCAGATCGTCCCGCCGACGCTTAACCTCGACAATCCGAGCGAGGGGACGGCCGGCGTCGATCTGGTGCCGCACAAGGCGAAGGAGCGTCCGGTGAAGGCGGTGCTGAACAACAGCTTTGGCTTCGGCGGCACCAACGCCTCGCTGATCATGAAGGCCGTGTGA
- a CDS encoding acyl carrier protein gives MSETADRVKKIVVEHLGVEADKVTEDASFIDDLGADSLDIVELVMAFEEEFGVEIPDDAAEKITTVSDAITYIDQNKG, from the coding sequence ATGAGCGAGACAGCCGATCGGGTGAAGAAGATCGTCGTCGAACATCTCGGCGTCGAAGCCGACAAGGTCACCGAGGACGCGAGCTTCATCGACGATCTCGGCGCCGACAGCCTCGACATCGTCGAGCTGGTCATGGCCTTTGAGGAAGAGTTCGGGGTCGAAATCCCGGACGACGCCGCGGAGAAGATCACGACCGTTAGCGACGCGATCACGTATATCGACCAGAACAAGGGCTAA
- a CDS encoding vgr related protein: MLRRPLTAGEIELSRSVFGGAIDYSKVELIKGKWWPFHPRNAAMAPMGNIYFHPDGHVWSDDFSKEPLGTQGFFIHEMTHVWQTQKSGRFFLPLMRHPFCRYGYRLTPGKPFESYGLEQQAEIVAHVFLASRGSRLQVCPPREMLPFSRTAL; this comes from the coding sequence ATGCTGAGACGCCCTCTCACCGCTGGAGAGATCGAACTGTCCCGGTCCGTTTTCGGCGGCGCCATAGACTATTCGAAGGTGGAACTCATCAAGGGCAAGTGGTGGCCCTTTCACCCGCGCAACGCGGCGATGGCGCCGATGGGCAATATCTATTTCCACCCTGATGGCCATGTATGGTCCGACGACTTCTCGAAAGAGCCGCTCGGCACGCAGGGGTTCTTCATCCACGAAATGACCCATGTCTGGCAGACGCAGAAGTCCGGGCGCTTCTTCCTGCCGCTGATGCGCCATCCCTTCTGCCGCTACGGCTACCGCCTGACGCCCGGAAAGCCGTTCGAAAGCTACGGCCTGGAACAGCAGGCGGAAATCGTCGCCCACGTGTTTCTCGCCTCGCGTGGCTCTCGCCTTCAAGTCTGCCCACCCCGCGAGATGCTGCCGTTTTCCAGAACGGCTCTGTAA
- a CDS encoding TonB-dependent receptor — protein sequence MRTTAALLIGTSVIAFSVPAYAAQTGQAAQAQTANQGLAQGSGDDIIVTATKRASRVQDVPFSINAQTEKDIQRANAQTFEDISRNVAGLTVQNQGPGQSQVSIRGVSAGEIVRDQPGVKEQVGTYLDESVISLSLFTPDLDLVDLNRVETLRGPQGTLFGSGSVGGTIRYITNQPKLDVVEGSVEAGVNTIKGGSMGWDAKAAFNVPFANTAALRVVGYNTHFGGFIDSVGPFSKKNVNDGNRYGTRVSILWQPAPQIKITPRVVYQKVTAGGFNREDHYILYDNEFTSGAGGDDLGERKQYLKRREHFSDKTLLTDLTASYDFGPVELTSVSSKMIRKILVSRDASALTGSVSVSPFLSIFPGLDPAIVNLTSNLRDTTHLNQFTQELRLSSTGAGPFQWVFGGFYSDAHRTYHQRLPTPGYDAFIDAATAPGVSASQDNGFGLVDNPYHADLPYKDTQKALFGEASYKFGQFKATAGGRWYDFKEERRFHSGGIFSDLSDTTNRTKSNGFNPRGIVSWEPDRSLSVNLQVAKGFRLGGVNDPLNVPLCTGSDISTFGGFQTYKDETLWNYEAGFKYSKHGITFNAAAFYADIKNLQVTVTAGSCSSRIVFNVPKAHSKGLEAEFSAHPLPGLDLSLAGSLLSSKFDSTLIGGTPPAVIGGIRDGNRLPVVPKYQFAATANYEQPFSATGHWFVNGSVQTIGSRFTQPGDQEAGAGNVNLIYFDPVTEAYGTSTQDFGSLKLPAYTMVHASLGVRWTSGLEIDAYVKNLFDSNPKLSLDRERGLRARIGYNIAQPRTIGLTVRQSFGGAPAVALPPPPPPPPPPPATQTCADGSVIAVDATCPAPPPPPPPPPPSAAPERG from the coding sequence ATGCGCACTACCGCTGCCTTGCTCATTGGCACATCTGTAATCGCGTTCTCCGTTCCCGCTTACGCTGCCCAGACCGGGCAAGCCGCGCAGGCTCAGACCGCCAACCAGGGCCTTGCCCAGGGTTCCGGCGATGACATCATCGTGACGGCCACGAAGCGCGCATCGCGCGTCCAGGACGTGCCCTTCTCGATCAATGCGCAGACAGAAAAAGACATCCAGCGGGCCAACGCTCAGACCTTTGAGGACATCAGCCGGAATGTCGCCGGCCTAACGGTCCAGAACCAGGGGCCGGGGCAGAGCCAGGTGTCGATCCGCGGCGTTTCCGCCGGCGAAATCGTTCGCGACCAGCCGGGCGTTAAGGAACAGGTGGGCACCTACCTCGACGAGAGCGTCATCTCGCTTTCGTTGTTCACGCCGGACCTGGACCTCGTTGACCTCAACCGCGTCGAGACGCTTCGCGGTCCGCAGGGCACCTTGTTCGGTTCGGGCTCTGTCGGCGGCACCATCCGCTACATCACTAACCAGCCGAAGCTCGATGTCGTCGAAGGCAGCGTCGAAGCCGGCGTTAACACGATCAAGGGCGGCAGCATGGGCTGGGACGCGAAAGCCGCGTTCAATGTGCCATTTGCCAACACGGCCGCCCTTCGCGTCGTCGGTTACAACACGCACTTCGGCGGCTTCATCGATTCTGTTGGCCCGTTCAGCAAGAAGAACGTCAACGACGGCAATCGCTACGGCACACGCGTATCGATCCTTTGGCAGCCAGCGCCGCAGATCAAGATCACGCCGCGCGTCGTCTATCAGAAGGTAACGGCTGGCGGTTTCAACCGCGAAGATCATTACATCTTGTACGACAACGAGTTCACGTCGGGCGCGGGCGGTGACGACCTCGGCGAGCGCAAGCAGTATCTGAAGCGCCGGGAGCATTTCAGCGACAAGACCCTGCTCACGGACCTGACGGCGAGCTACGATTTCGGCCCAGTTGAACTGACGTCGGTCAGCAGCAAGATGATCCGCAAGATCCTGGTCAGCCGCGATGCATCCGCGCTGACCGGCTCAGTGAGCGTTTCGCCGTTTCTGTCAATTTTCCCGGGTCTCGACCCCGCGATCGTCAACCTGACTTCGAACCTTCGAGATACGACTCACCTGAACCAGTTCACGCAGGAACTTCGGCTCTCGTCGACCGGTGCAGGCCCGTTCCAGTGGGTGTTCGGCGGCTTCTACAGCGACGCTCACCGCACCTATCACCAGCGCCTTCCAACCCCTGGCTATGACGCGTTCATCGACGCCGCGACGGCGCCGGGCGTCTCGGCGTCGCAGGACAACGGGTTCGGTCTCGTCGACAATCCTTATCACGCCGACCTTCCCTACAAGGACACGCAGAAGGCGCTGTTCGGCGAGGCAAGTTACAAGTTCGGCCAGTTCAAGGCGACGGCTGGCGGCCGCTGGTACGACTTCAAGGAAGAGCGCCGCTTCCACTCGGGCGGAATCTTCTCGGATCTAAGCGACACGACCAACCGGACCAAGTCGAACGGCTTCAATCCGCGCGGTATCGTCAGCTGGGAACCGGACCGCAGCCTCAGCGTGAACCTTCAGGTTGCCAAGGGTTTCCGTCTCGGCGGCGTGAACGACCCGCTCAACGTTCCGCTCTGCACCGGCAGCGATATCAGTACGTTCGGCGGGTTCCAGACCTACAAGGACGAAACGCTGTGGAACTATGAAGCCGGCTTCAAATATTCGAAGCACGGAATCACGTTCAACGCGGCGGCGTTCTACGCCGACATCAAGAACCTGCAGGTCACTGTCACGGCGGGCAGCTGCTCGTCGCGTATCGTGTTCAACGTTCCCAAGGCGCACAGCAAGGGACTTGAAGCGGAATTCTCGGCCCATCCGCTTCCCGGCCTCGACCTGTCGCTCGCCGGCAGTTTGCTGAGCTCGAAGTTCGACTCGACGCTGATCGGTGGTACGCCGCCTGCGGTCATCGGCGGCATTCGTGACGGCAACCGACTTCCGGTCGTTCCGAAATACCAGTTCGCTGCGACGGCAAATTATGAGCAGCCGTTCAGCGCGACGGGTCACTGGTTCGTCAACGGTAGCGTTCAGACGATCGGCAGCCGCTTCACGCAACCGGGAGACCAGGAAGCCGGCGCGGGCAACGTGAACCTGATCTACTTCGACCCGGTCACCGAGGCGTACGGCACCAGCACGCAGGATTTCGGCTCGCTGAAGCTTCCCGCCTATACCATGGTCCATGCCTCGCTCGGCGTCCGTTGGACGAGCGGGCTGGAAATCGACGCCTATGTCAAAAACCTGTTCGACTCAAACCCGAAGCTTTCGCTCGACCGCGAGCGCGGGCTGAGGGCGCGCATCGGCTACAACATCGCCCAGCCACGGACGATCGGTCTGACGGTTCGGCAGAGCTTTGGCGGCGCACCCGCCGTGGCGCTGCCGCCTCCGCCACCGCCGCCTCCGCCGCCTCCGGCCACGCAAACCTGCGCGGATGGATCGGTGATCGCGGTCGATGCGACGTGCCCGGCGCCTCCGCCTCCGCCGCCTCCCCCGCCGCCGTCGGCAGCGCCTGAGCGCGGCTGA
- a CDS encoding FAD-dependent oxidoreductase — protein sequence MNVTRRSLLMGAGGAAVSPAAASIYKPAMADHVAVIGAGVFGAWTAHHLQQAGHKVTLVDAWGPAHSRASSGGETRLTRAGYGRDAIYTRMATDSLPQWKALSAISGLPIFINAGVVFFSGVEDDYFKGSIDVHRQLGLEFQVLDGAQLQKRFPMIDFSGVTIGFFEPAFGALLARRSVQTLVGRFVRDGGTFMKGAAQPPANTGNALHEIVLSNGERLKADRFVFAAGPWLPKLFPDVIGQRVLPTRQEVFYFATPPGDRLYLPNSMPGWADFNAGDIFYGFPDIENRGVKFAHDQHGVKVDPDTQDRRPTAAALAEIVAFRDRRFPCLRGAQLIGAEVCQYENSSNGDFLIDFHPQLKNVLLVGGGSGHGFKHGPEVGRHAAGRLTGSIAPEPRFSLATKSEVHHREVH from the coding sequence TTGAACGTCACGCGCCGCTCGCTCCTCATGGGAGCGGGCGGCGCTGCCGTTTCACCCGCGGCCGCAAGCATCTACAAGCCAGCCATGGCAGACCATGTCGCAGTGATTGGCGCAGGCGTGTTCGGCGCCTGGACCGCGCATCATTTGCAGCAGGCGGGCCACAAGGTGACCCTCGTCGATGCCTGGGGCCCGGCGCACAGCCGAGCTTCGTCGGGCGGTGAGACTCGGCTCACGCGCGCGGGATACGGCCGCGACGCAATCTACACCCGGATGGCAACCGATTCGCTCCCGCAATGGAAAGCGCTGAGCGCGATTTCCGGCCTTCCGATCTTCATCAATGCGGGCGTCGTCTTCTTTTCCGGTGTCGAGGACGATTATTTCAAAGGCTCGATCGACGTGCACCGCCAGCTCGGCTTGGAATTCCAGGTGCTCGATGGTGCGCAGCTGCAGAAGCGCTTTCCGATGATCGACTTCTCGGGCGTCACGATCGGCTTCTTCGAGCCGGCGTTCGGCGCGCTGTTGGCAAGGCGAAGTGTGCAAACGCTCGTCGGCCGCTTCGTCCGCGATGGCGGCACATTCATGAAAGGCGCTGCGCAGCCGCCCGCCAACACGGGCAACGCCCTGCACGAAATCGTCCTGAGCAACGGCGAGCGCTTGAAAGCCGACCGTTTCGTCTTCGCCGCAGGGCCGTGGCTTCCCAAACTATTCCCCGACGTCATTGGCCAGCGCGTCCTCCCGACGCGTCAGGAAGTCTTCTATTTCGCGACGCCGCCAGGCGATCGGCTCTACCTTCCGAACTCAATGCCCGGATGGGCCGACTTCAACGCCGGCGACATCTTCTACGGCTTCCCGGATATCGAAAATCGCGGGGTCAAGTTCGCCCACGACCAGCATGGCGTGAAAGTCGATCCCGACACCCAGGATCGACGTCCCACCGCGGCAGCGCTTGCCGAGATCGTAGCTTTTCGCGACCGCCGATTTCCATGCTTGCGCGGCGCACAACTCATCGGCGCAGAGGTCTGCCAGTATGAGAACAGCTCGAACGGCGACTTCCTGATCGACTTCCACCCGCAGCTGAAAAACGTGCTGCTGGTAGGCGGCGGCTCGGGCCACGGCTTCAAGCACGGGCCGGAGGTTGGCCGCCATGCCGCGGGACGCCTGACCGGTTCGATCGCGCCGGAGCCGCGGTTCAGCCTCGCGACCAAGAGCGAGGTTCACCACCGCGAAGTGCACTAA
- the grpE gene encoding nucleotide exchange factor GrpE encodes MIENEKLHDEAEEIRHETAEGAPELAEHDRVAELEQQLEDAKAKMLYAAAETQNVRRRLEQELQQATSYAAAGFARDMIAIKDHLDRALAAVGEELRADKLASQFLAGIEATSRELESAFARHGVSRIGAKGEKLDPHRHQAMVEIPHPEAEPGTIIEEMQPGYMMKDRLLRPALVGVAKKPD; translated from the coding sequence ATGATTGAGAACGAAAAGCTGCACGACGAAGCGGAGGAAATCCGCCACGAAACCGCCGAGGGCGCGCCCGAGCTAGCCGAGCATGACCGCGTTGCTGAGCTTGAGCAGCAGCTCGAGGACGCGAAGGCGAAGATGCTTTATGCGGCCGCCGAGACGCAGAACGTCCGTCGCCGGCTGGAGCAGGAATTGCAGCAGGCGACGAGCTATGCCGCCGCCGGCTTCGCGCGCGACATGATTGCGATCAAGGATCACCTCGATCGCGCTCTGGCGGCGGTCGGCGAGGAACTTCGCGCGGACAAGCTCGCGAGCCAGTTTCTGGCGGGGATCGAGGCGACGTCGCGCGAGCTGGAGTCCGCGTTCGCGCGTCACGGTGTCAGCCGCATCGGCGCAAAGGGCGAGAAGCTCGACCCGCATCGCCACCAGGCGATGGTGGAGATCCCGCACCCGGAGGCCGAGCCCGGCACGATCATCGAGGAAATGCAGCCCGGCTACATGATGAAGGACCGGCTGCTTCGCCCCGCGCTCGTCGGCGTGGCGAAGAAGCCCGACTGA
- the hrcA gene encoding heat-inducible transcriptional repressor HrcA: MTQPIGELTDRMREIFGLVVDAYLERGQPVGSKALAGSISLSPASIRGVMQELEERGLLTHPHTSAGRIPTDSGLRLFVDGIMQAAAPDPRERRKIERQIARDQPIEDALAAASAALSGLSQAAGVVLAPKSELRLRQLSFVPLSETRALAVLVGADGSVENRVVTLEAGTSASALTEVSNFVNARLAGLTLAEAGGRLRAEIRERKEAIDAAAAELVASGLAAWSQDHARRPVLIVRGHANLIDANAAEDLDRVRRLLDELEEAQEISRLLDGARDAPGCRIFIGSENRMFALSGSSVIAAPYRGSQGEVVGVVGVIGPTRLNYARVVPMVDFTAKALTRLMA, translated from the coding sequence ATGACCCAGCCGATTGGCGAACTCACCGACCGCATGCGCGAGATCTTCGGGTTGGTGGTCGATGCTTATCTTGAGCGCGGCCAGCCGGTGGGATCGAAGGCGCTCGCCGGGTCTATAAGCCTTTCGCCGGCGTCCATTCGCGGCGTGATGCAGGAATTGGAGGAGCGGGGGCTGCTGACGCATCCGCACACCTCAGCCGGGCGAATCCCAACCGACAGCGGACTTCGCCTGTTTGTGGACGGGATCATGCAGGCGGCGGCGCCTGACCCGCGTGAGCGGCGTAAGATTGAGCGGCAGATCGCTCGAGACCAGCCGATCGAGGATGCGCTCGCGGCGGCGTCGGCGGCGCTCTCTGGACTGTCGCAAGCGGCGGGCGTGGTGCTTGCGCCGAAGAGCGAATTGCGGCTGCGGCAATTGTCGTTCGTTCCGCTCAGCGAAACGCGTGCGCTCGCCGTGCTCGTCGGTGCGGACGGCAGCGTGGAAAACCGCGTCGTGACATTGGAGGCGGGGACAAGCGCCTCGGCGCTCACCGAGGTCAGCAATTTCGTTAACGCGCGGCTCGCGGGACTGACGCTGGCGGAAGCCGGCGGGCGCCTGCGCGCTGAAATCCGGGAACGGAAGGAGGCGATCGACGCCGCTGCCGCGGAACTGGTCGCGTCAGGCCTCGCGGCATGGAGCCAGGATCATGCGCGTCGCCCAGTGCTCATCGTTCGAGGCCACGCCAACCTGATCGACGCGAATGCGGCGGAGGACCTCGACCGTGTTCGGCGGTTGCTCGATGAGCTTGAGGAGGCGCAGGAAATTTCGCGCCTGCTCGACGGTGCGCGCGATGCGCCCGGCTGCCGCATCTTCATCGGATCCGAGAACAGGATGTTCGCCTTGTCCGGTTCTTCGGTGATCGCGGCGCCCTATCGGGGGAGCCAGGGCGAGGTGGTCGGCGTTGTCGGCGTGATCGGCCCGACGCGGTTGAACTATGCCCGCGTGGTCCCCATGGTTGACTTCACTGCGAAAGCACTCACGAGATTGATGGCATGA
- the rph gene encoding ribonuclease PH, which produces MRPSGRTPDQMRELRFEPGFTRHAEGACLVSFGDTRVLCTASIEEKVPPFLRGKGQGWVTAEYGMLPRATHTRGNREAAKGKQSGRTQEIQRLIGRSLRAVVDLKALGERQVIVDCDVIQADGGTRTASISGGWVALRIAVDKLLASKALAADPIRTQVAAVSCGIHQGNSVLDLDYDEDSTAGSDGNFVLTADGAIVEAQLTAEGETFDEEGLLRLLRLARIGCSEIFQAQLKATGR; this is translated from the coding sequence ATGCGCCCCTCCGGACGCACCCCCGATCAAATGCGTGAGCTGCGCTTCGAGCCCGGCTTCACCCGCCATGCCGAAGGCGCCTGCCTCGTTAGCTTCGGCGACACCCGCGTGCTCTGCACCGCCAGCATCGAGGAGAAGGTCCCGCCTTTCCTTCGCGGCAAGGGTCAGGGCTGGGTAACAGCCGAATATGGCATGCTCCCCCGCGCCACGCACACGCGCGGCAACCGTGAAGCGGCCAAGGGCAAGCAGTCGGGACGCACGCAGGAAATCCAGCGGCTGATCGGCCGTTCGCTCCGCGCCGTGGTCGATCTGAAGGCTCTCGGTGAACGCCAAGTCATCGTCGATTGCGACGTCATCCAGGCTGATGGCGGAACGCGCACCGCGTCGATCTCGGGCGGTTGGGTCGCGCTGCGGATCGCCGTCGACAAGCTATTGGCCTCGAAAGCATTGGCGGCCGATCCGATCCGCACGCAGGTCGCGGCCGTCAGCTGCGGCATTCACCAGGGCAATTCGGTGCTCGACCTCGATTATGACGAGGATTCCACCGCGGGCAGCGACGGAAACTTCGTTCTCACCGCGGACGGCGCGATCGTTGAGGCCCAGCTGACGGCTGAGGGCGAAACCTTTGACGAGGAAGGCCTCCTGCGCCTTCTCCGGCTGGCGCGGATCGGTTGCTCGGAGATTTTTCAGGCCCAGCTGAAGGCGACCGGTCGATGA
- the rdgB gene encoding RdgB/HAM1 family non-canonical purine NTP pyrophosphatase — MRPIGDKLVIATHNPGKLREIAALMEPLGISCVGAEELGLPEPEEIGNTFADNADLKAREAADLSGLPALADDSGLCVDALHGRPGIFSARWAEDEEGNRDWMRAMKRVWDEVEATEPDGAPAAHFICSLAIAWPNDGQAETFDGRVDGTLVWPPRGDRGFGYDPMFVPVGHEQTFGELDPELKHSISHRADAFRRLVWALRDEALSK; from the coding sequence ATGAGGCCGATCGGTGACAAGCTCGTCATCGCAACGCACAATCCGGGCAAGCTGCGTGAGATTGCGGCGTTGATGGAGCCGCTCGGAATCAGCTGCGTCGGCGCCGAAGAGCTTGGACTGCCGGAGCCCGAAGAGATCGGGAACACCTTCGCCGACAACGCCGACTTGAAAGCACGCGAGGCGGCCGACCTGTCCGGCCTGCCTGCCCTCGCTGATGACAGCGGCCTCTGCGTCGATGCGCTTCACGGCCGCCCCGGCATCTTTTCTGCCCGATGGGCCGAGGACGAAGAGGGCAATCGCGACTGGATGCGCGCCATGAAAAGGGTCTGGGACGAGGTCGAGGCGACCGAGCCCGACGGCGCTCCGGCCGCCCATTTCATCTGCTCGCTCGCCATCGCCTGGCCGAACGACGGGCAGGCCGAGACGTTCGACGGCCGTGTCGACGGGACGCTCGTCTGGCCCCCGCGCGGCGACCGCGGGTTCGGATACGACCCGATGTTCGTCCCCGTCGGCCATGAGCAGACCTTCGGCGAGCTCGATCCAGAGCTGAAGCACAGCATCAGCCACCGCGCCGATGCTTTCCGGCGGCTGGTCTGGGCGCTGCGCGACGAGGCGCTTTCAAAATAG